A genome region from Nocardia sp. NBC_01730 includes the following:
- a CDS encoding methyltransferase: MASTPALDMLRLLGGFQISQALYVVARTAIADQLVAGPVPIARLAEFAGVREDMLRRVVRSLAAESVFIYDADEDIVGLGLLGPTLVSESPGSVRNVALMWMQTHYLAFAELEGTLHDGVPAAEHAHGRPFYAWLGDDPARTSIFSAAMADLMRVMRRDALASLRFDGVRRVVDIGGADGTVLGGLATRHLHLRGTVFDLPHVVAAAPGVLRELGVGERIDTAAGDAFVAVPPDADCYLACGVLQGWNDEQASHALARIHEAAAPDTRLVIVDMVVGESSEPQLVGLLDLTMMAMSGGRGRTAQDWQNLLSAAGFRLDQIRPHGPVCVIEASRQPHKP; encoded by the coding sequence ATGGCCTCTACGCCAGCTCTTGACATGCTGCGGCTCCTGGGCGGTTTCCAGATTTCGCAGGCACTGTATGTCGTGGCACGTACTGCGATTGCGGACCAGCTCGTCGCCGGACCTGTGCCGATAGCTCGTCTGGCTGAGTTCGCAGGTGTGCGCGAAGACATGCTGCGGCGCGTGGTCCGGTCGCTCGCCGCAGAGTCGGTGTTCATCTATGACGCGGACGAGGATATCGTCGGTCTCGGCCTTTTGGGCCCGACGTTAGTGAGCGAGAGCCCCGGGTCGGTCCGCAACGTCGCGCTCATGTGGATGCAGACCCACTACCTCGCGTTCGCCGAGTTGGAGGGCACCCTGCATGACGGTGTGCCGGCGGCCGAACACGCGCATGGGCGCCCGTTCTACGCTTGGCTCGGTGACGACCCCGCACGGACCTCCATTTTCAGCGCTGCGATGGCGGACCTGATGCGTGTCATGCGTCGAGACGCATTGGCGTCGCTGCGCTTCGACGGAGTACGAAGAGTTGTGGATATCGGCGGGGCCGACGGCACTGTGCTCGGAGGCCTCGCGACCCGTCACCTCCATCTTCGAGGCACGGTCTTCGACCTGCCTCATGTCGTAGCTGCCGCGCCTGGTGTGTTGCGGGAACTGGGTGTCGGCGAACGCATCGACACCGCAGCTGGCGACGCCTTTGTGGCCGTCCCTCCCGATGCGGATTGCTACCTGGCCTGTGGCGTGCTGCAGGGATGGAACGACGAGCAAGCATCCCACGCCCTCGCCCGCATCCACGAGGCCGCAGCTCCTGATACCCGCTTGGTCATTGTCGACATGGTCGTCGGCGAGAGCTCCGAACCGCAGCTCGTCGGGCTCTTGGACCTCACAATGATGGCTATGTCGGGCGGACGCGGTCGCACCGCTCAGGATTGGCAGAACCTACTGAGCGCCGCGGGATTCCGGCTTGATCAGATCAGACCCCACGGGCCGGTATGCGTAATCGAGGCCAGCCGTCAGCCGCACAAGCCGTGA